A DNA window from Zingiber officinale cultivar Zhangliang chromosome 3A, Zo_v1.1, whole genome shotgun sequence contains the following coding sequences:
- the LOC122052800 gene encoding bifunctional fucokinase/fucose pyrophosphorylase-like isoform X3, translated as MVLFHYFLTTYLQFPLVQGGIFIMTGDVLPCFDASTMILPDNSGCIITVPITLDVAANHGVVVASNEGTIGDNYSLCYVENLLQKPTLEVLKKGNAILPDGRTLLDTGIIAAKGKAWAELVKIACSSSQTMICELVNSQNEMSLYEELVSAWVPAKHEWLRSRPLGEKLISALGKQRMFSFCAFELSFLHFGTSSEVLDHLGGHNSALVARRHLCSMSETTSCDIAASAVILSSKIAPGVCIGEDCLVYNSTLSGRVLIGSQSIVVGLDITCKKKQAEVDNPFLFALPDRHCLWEIPLIGSLGKIVVYCGLHDNPKVSVENGGTFGGKPWKKVLHCLHIQENDLWSSVGNQEKCLWNAKLFPILSLSDMLNISMWLTCSTTPNCENILSLWRSSHRSSLEDLHRLIDFSLLCNQSSNHQADLATEIARACLTYGLLGRNLSQLCEEILQKGTSGKEICKEFLAICPVRQDQTHGILPQSRAYQMQADLLRACGDDSNSCILEQKVLTAVATETASAVNYGVEGDSSGFQQIRSLSEQRMNPKSNFHPKRAHIELPVRVDFVGGWSDTPPWSLERQGCVLNMAINLEDSLPIGTVIETTKSLGVLIMDDCEKQIFIEDVLSISAPFDKDDQFRLVKAALLVTGIVHHEILSNSGLKIQTWARVPRGSGLGTSSILAAAVVKGLLHLIEGDESNENVAKTVLVLEQVMGTGGGWQDQIGGLYPGIKCTYSFPVQPLRLQVIPLVASPELVLELEQRLVVVFTGKVRLANQVLQKVVTRYLRHDNLLIESIKRLATLAKLGRETLMNGDIDELGDIMLEAWQLHQELDPFCSNKLVDRLFAFAEAYCCGYKLVGAGGGGFALLLAKDAVYAQNLKQALKEFSDPDVKVYNWKICLS; from the exons ATGGTCCTGTTCCATTACTTTTTGACCACATACTTGCAATTTCCTCTAGTGCAAG GTGGGATTTTCATAATGACTGGAGATGTTCTCCCTTGTTTTGATGCCTCAACCATGATCCTTCCTGATAATTCAGGGTGCATTATAACAGTTCCTATTACCCTGGATGTTGCTGCTAACCATGGTGTTGTAGTGGCTTCGAATGAAGGAACTATTGGTGACAACTACTCCCTATGCTATGTTGAGAACCTTCTGCAGAAGCCAACCTTGGAAGTGCTCAAAAAGGGTAATGCTATATTACCCGATGGTAGGACACTGTTGGATACTGGTATAATAGCAGCAAAGGGAAAGGCATGGGCTGAGCTTGTTAAGATTGCCTGCTCTTCAAGTCAAACAATGATATGTGAGCTTGTTAATTCCCAAAATGAG ATGAGCTTATATGAAGAATTGGTATCAGCATGGGTACCTGCTAAACATGAATGGTTGAGGTCACGCCCTTTAGGAGAAAAACTTATCAGCGCTTTGGGTAAACAAAGGATGTTCAGTTTTTGCGCAT TTGAGTTGTCATTCTTACACTTTGGTACATCATCTGAAGTACTTGATCACTTAGGTGGTCATAACTCAGCATTAGTAGCTCGCAGACACTTGTGTTCTATGTCAGAAACAACTTCTTGTGATATTGCTGCATCTGCTGTTATTCTTTCCAGCAAAATTGCACCCGGAGTTTGTATTGGAGAAGACTGTTTAGTTTATAACTCAACACTTTCTGGTCGTGTACTTATTGGATCACAATCCATTGTTGTTGGGTTGGATATAACATGCAAAAAAAAACAGGCAGAAGTTGATAATCCGTTCCTGTTTGCTTTGCCTGACCGTCATTGTCTATGGGAAATTCCCTTGATTGGATCTTTGGGAAAAATTGTTGTGTATTGTGGTCTTCATGATAATCCTAAGGTTTCTGTTGAAAATGGTGGTACTTTCGGTGGAAAACCATGGAAAAAGGTCCTTCATTGTCTACACATTCAAGAAAATGACTTGTGGAGTTCTGTGGGCAACCAAGAGAAATGCTTGTGGAATGCAAAACTGTTTCCAATTTTGTCTTTATCTGATATGCTTAATATAAGCATGTGGCTTACTTGCTCAACTACTCCCAACTGTGAAAATATCCTGTCTCTATGGAGGAGTTCACATCGCAGCAGTTTGGAGGACTTACACAGATTGATAGATTTTTCACTGCTTTGCAACCAATCTAGTAACCACCAAGCAGATCTTGCAACTGAAATTGCTAGAGCTTGCCTTACTTATGGTTTGCTAGGTCGTAACTTGTCCCAACTATGTGAAGAAATTTTACAGAAGGGTACCTCTGGAAAGGAGATATGTAAGGAATTTCTTGCAATCTGTCCAGTTCGTCAGGACCAGACGCATGGTATTCTTCCTCAAAGCAGAGCATACCAGATGCAAGCTGATCTTCTTAGGGCTTGTGGGGATGACTCAAATTCTTGTATATTGGAGCAAAAGGTTTTGACTGCAGTTGCAACTGAAACTGCATCAGCAGTAAACTATGGGGTTGAAG GTGATTCTTCTGGTTTCCAACAGATTCGTTCATTGTCGGAACAAAGAATGAATCCTAAAAGTAATTTCCACCCTAAAAGAGCACACATAGAATTACCAGTTCGTGTTGACTTTGTGGGGGGCTGGAGTGATACGCCTCCTTGGAGCTTGGAGCGTCAAGGTTGCGTTCTGAATATGGCAATAAATCTAGAAGATTCCCTTCCAATTGGAACTGTAATAGAAACCACCAAAAGTCTTGGGGTTCTGATTATGGATGACTGTGAGAAACAAATTTTCATTGAAGATGTTCTCTCTATCTCAGCACCATTTGATAAAGATGATCAGTTTCGACTTGTAAAAGCCGCACTACTTGTCACTGGAATTGTTCATCATGAAATATTGTCCAACTCAGGCCTAAAAATTCAGACATGGGCCAGAGTTCCTCGTGGGAGTGGGCTTGGAACGTCTAGTATTTTGGCTGCGGCTGTTGTCAAGGGACTATTGCATCTCATAGAAGGAGATGAAAGCAATGAAAATGTTGCCAAAACTGTTTTGGTACTTGAGCAAGTAATGGGAACAGGAGGTGGTTGGCAGGACCAAATAGGAGGTTTGTATCCTGGGATTAAGTGTACCTACAGTTTTCCTGTACAACCATTGCGCTTGCAAGTTATTCCTCTTGTTGCTTCACCTGAGTTAGTATTGGAGTTGGAGCAGCGTCTAGTGGTGGTGTTTACTGGCAAA GTACGGCTTGCTAACCAAGTTCTGCAGAAGGTAGTAACTCGGTATCTCCGCCATGATAACCTTCTGATAGAAAGCATCAAGCGCCTTGCTACGTTGGCAAAGCTTGGGAGGGAAACCCTGATGAATGGTGACATTGATGAGCTGGGTGACATCATGCTGGAAGCCTGGCAACTACACCAGGAATTGGATCCATTTTGTAGTAATAAACTCGTTGATAGGCTTTTTGCTTTTGCTGAAGCCTACTGCTGCGGCTACAAACTGGTCGGTGCAGGAGGTGGTGGCTTCGCTTTGCTGCTTGCAAAGGACGCAGTTTATGCCCAAAATCTAAAGCAGGCACTTAAGGAATTCTCTGATCCTGATGTGAAGGTGTACAATTGGAAAATTTGTCTCTCCTAG
- the LOC122050773 gene encoding pentatricopeptide repeat-containing protein At1g50270-like, whose translation MAMRNLISWNVLIVGMDATSCTVTRIAMEAFRSLLNDDWLLIPNQVSLSSVLSTCLTVCSTEFGRVVHDLAVKLVVESSLAYVRNSFIDMHCKCGCLEKAVKVFDRCSDKDVVAWNVMMMGWFESDCPKDACGCFLHMVGEGVFLDETSFCTLLQALAMLASWG comes from the coding sequence atggCTATGAGGAACCTCATCTCTTGGAACGTGTTGATTGTGGGCATGGATGCAACAAGCTGTACTGTGACGCGAATCGCGATGGAAGCTTTTCGCTCGTTGTTGAACGATGATTGGCTCTTGATCCCTAATCAAGTGAGCTTGTCCAGCGTGCTGAGTACATGCTTAACTGTGTGTAGCACCGAATTTGGGAGAGTGGTGCACGACTTGGCAGTTAAGCTTGTAGTGGAGTCGTCTTTGGCCTATGTGAGGAACTCATTCATTGACATGCACTGCAAATGTGGGTGCTTGGAAAAAGCTGTGAAGGTGTTCGACAGATGCTCCGACAAAGATGTTGTGGCTTGGAATGTTATGATGATGGGTTGGTTTGAAAGTGATTGCCCCAAAGATGCTTGTGGTTGTTTCCTACATATGGTGGGAGAGGGAGTTTTCCTAGATGAAACCTCCTTTTGTACCTTACTCCAAGCTTTGGCCATGCTAGCTTCATGGGGTTAG
- the LOC122052800 gene encoding bifunctional fucokinase/fucose pyrophosphorylase-like isoform X2 → MFKRHILLLHAGGDSKRVPWANPMGKVFLPLPYLTADNPDGPVPLLFDHILAISSSARQAFKDEGGIFIMTGDVLPCFDASTMILPDNSGCIITVPITLDVAANHGVVVASNEGTIGDNYSLCYVENLLQKPTLEVLKKGNAILPDGRTLLDTGIIAAKGKAWAELVKIACSSSQTMICELVNSQNEMSLYEELVSAWVPAKHEWLRSRPLGEKLISALGKQRMFSFCAFELSFLHFGTSSEVLDHLGGHNSALVARRHLCSMSETTSCDIAASAVILSSKIAPGVCIGEDCLVYNSTLSGRVLIGSQSIVVGLDITCKKKQAEVDNPFLFALPDRHCLWEIPLIGSLGKIVVYCGLHDNPKVSVENGGTFGGKPWKKVLHCLHIQENDLWSSVGNQEKCLWNAKLFPILSLSDMLNISMWLTCSTTPNCENILSLWRSSHRSSLEDLHRLIDFSLLCNQSSNHQADLATEIARACLTYGLLGRNLSQLCEEILQKGTSGKEICKEFLAICPVRQDQTHGILPQSRAYQMQADLLRACGDDSNSCILEQKVLTAVATETASAVNYGVEGDSSGFQQIRSLSEQRMNPKSNFHPKRAHIELPVRVDFVGGWSDTPPWSLERQGCVLNMAINLEDSLPIGTVIETTKSLGVLIMDDCEKQIFIEDVLSISAPFDKDDQFRLVKAALLVTGIVHHEILSNSGLKIQTWARVPRGSGLGTSSILAAAVVKGLLHLIEGDESNENVAKTVLVLEQVMGTGGGWQDQIGGLYPGIKCTYSFPVQPLRLQVIPLVASPELVLELEQRLVVVFTGKVRLANQVLQKVVTRYLRHDNLLIESIKRLATLAKLGRETLMNGDIDELGDIMLEAWQLHQELDPFCSNKLVDRLFAFAEAYCCGYKLVGAGGGGFALLLAKDAVYAQNLKQALKEFSDPDVKVYNWKICLS, encoded by the exons ATGTTTAAAAGACACATACTATTGCTCCATGCTGGAGGGGATTCCAAAAGGGTCCCATGGGCAAATCCAATGGGAAAGGTGTTCCTGCCGCTACCATATTTGACAGCAGATAACCCTGATGGTCCTGTTCCATTACTTTTTGACCACATACTTGCAATTTCCTCTAGTGCAAGGCAAGCTTTTAAGGATGAAG GTGGGATTTTCATAATGACTGGAGATGTTCTCCCTTGTTTTGATGCCTCAACCATGATCCTTCCTGATAATTCAGGGTGCATTATAACAGTTCCTATTACCCTGGATGTTGCTGCTAACCATGGTGTTGTAGTGGCTTCGAATGAAGGAACTATTGGTGACAACTACTCCCTATGCTATGTTGAGAACCTTCTGCAGAAGCCAACCTTGGAAGTGCTCAAAAAGGGTAATGCTATATTACCCGATGGTAGGACACTGTTGGATACTGGTATAATAGCAGCAAAGGGAAAGGCATGGGCTGAGCTTGTTAAGATTGCCTGCTCTTCAAGTCAAACAATGATATGTGAGCTTGTTAATTCCCAAAATGAG ATGAGCTTATATGAAGAATTGGTATCAGCATGGGTACCTGCTAAACATGAATGGTTGAGGTCACGCCCTTTAGGAGAAAAACTTATCAGCGCTTTGGGTAAACAAAGGATGTTCAGTTTTTGCGCAT TTGAGTTGTCATTCTTACACTTTGGTACATCATCTGAAGTACTTGATCACTTAGGTGGTCATAACTCAGCATTAGTAGCTCGCAGACACTTGTGTTCTATGTCAGAAACAACTTCTTGTGATATTGCTGCATCTGCTGTTATTCTTTCCAGCAAAATTGCACCCGGAGTTTGTATTGGAGAAGACTGTTTAGTTTATAACTCAACACTTTCTGGTCGTGTACTTATTGGATCACAATCCATTGTTGTTGGGTTGGATATAACATGCAAAAAAAAACAGGCAGAAGTTGATAATCCGTTCCTGTTTGCTTTGCCTGACCGTCATTGTCTATGGGAAATTCCCTTGATTGGATCTTTGGGAAAAATTGTTGTGTATTGTGGTCTTCATGATAATCCTAAGGTTTCTGTTGAAAATGGTGGTACTTTCGGTGGAAAACCATGGAAAAAGGTCCTTCATTGTCTACACATTCAAGAAAATGACTTGTGGAGTTCTGTGGGCAACCAAGAGAAATGCTTGTGGAATGCAAAACTGTTTCCAATTTTGTCTTTATCTGATATGCTTAATATAAGCATGTGGCTTACTTGCTCAACTACTCCCAACTGTGAAAATATCCTGTCTCTATGGAGGAGTTCACATCGCAGCAGTTTGGAGGACTTACACAGATTGATAGATTTTTCACTGCTTTGCAACCAATCTAGTAACCACCAAGCAGATCTTGCAACTGAAATTGCTAGAGCTTGCCTTACTTATGGTTTGCTAGGTCGTAACTTGTCCCAACTATGTGAAGAAATTTTACAGAAGGGTACCTCTGGAAAGGAGATATGTAAGGAATTTCTTGCAATCTGTCCAGTTCGTCAGGACCAGACGCATGGTATTCTTCCTCAAAGCAGAGCATACCAGATGCAAGCTGATCTTCTTAGGGCTTGTGGGGATGACTCAAATTCTTGTATATTGGAGCAAAAGGTTTTGACTGCAGTTGCAACTGAAACTGCATCAGCAGTAAACTATGGGGTTGAAG GTGATTCTTCTGGTTTCCAACAGATTCGTTCATTGTCGGAACAAAGAATGAATCCTAAAAGTAATTTCCACCCTAAAAGAGCACACATAGAATTACCAGTTCGTGTTGACTTTGTGGGGGGCTGGAGTGATACGCCTCCTTGGAGCTTGGAGCGTCAAGGTTGCGTTCTGAATATGGCAATAAATCTAGAAGATTCCCTTCCAATTGGAACTGTAATAGAAACCACCAAAAGTCTTGGGGTTCTGATTATGGATGACTGTGAGAAACAAATTTTCATTGAAGATGTTCTCTCTATCTCAGCACCATTTGATAAAGATGATCAGTTTCGACTTGTAAAAGCCGCACTACTTGTCACTGGAATTGTTCATCATGAAATATTGTCCAACTCAGGCCTAAAAATTCAGACATGGGCCAGAGTTCCTCGTGGGAGTGGGCTTGGAACGTCTAGTATTTTGGCTGCGGCTGTTGTCAAGGGACTATTGCATCTCATAGAAGGAGATGAAAGCAATGAAAATGTTGCCAAAACTGTTTTGGTACTTGAGCAAGTAATGGGAACAGGAGGTGGTTGGCAGGACCAAATAGGAGGTTTGTATCCTGGGATTAAGTGTACCTACAGTTTTCCTGTACAACCATTGCGCTTGCAAGTTATTCCTCTTGTTGCTTCACCTGAGTTAGTATTGGAGTTGGAGCAGCGTCTAGTGGTGGTGTTTACTGGCAAA GTACGGCTTGCTAACCAAGTTCTGCAGAAGGTAGTAACTCGGTATCTCCGCCATGATAACCTTCTGATAGAAAGCATCAAGCGCCTTGCTACGTTGGCAAAGCTTGGGAGGGAAACCCTGATGAATGGTGACATTGATGAGCTGGGTGACATCATGCTGGAAGCCTGGCAACTACACCAGGAATTGGATCCATTTTGTAGTAATAAACTCGTTGATAGGCTTTTTGCTTTTGCTGAAGCCTACTGCTGCGGCTACAAACTGGTCGGTGCAGGAGGTGGTGGCTTCGCTTTGCTGCTTGCAAAGGACGCAGTTTATGCCCAAAATCTAAAGCAGGCACTTAAGGAATTCTCTGATCCTGATGTGAAGGTGTACAATTGGAAAATTTGTCTCTCCTAG
- the LOC122052800 gene encoding bifunctional fucokinase/fucose pyrophosphorylase-like isoform X1, protein MERGRDQIRQRRWGNNSARGTDEIASVLRKCWYRLRLSVRDPSRVPTWDAIVLTAASPEQAELYDWHLRRAKRLGRIASSTIILSVPDPDGARIGSGAATLHAIYALARHILQFEPMPPEVTEDKKENVSYVANRWSDADISSLSTVNFMFKRHILLLHAGGDSKRVPWANPMGKVFLPLPYLTADNPDGPVPLLFDHILAISSSARQAFKDEGGIFIMTGDVLPCFDASTMILPDNSGCIITVPITLDVAANHGVVVASNEGTIGDNYSLCYVENLLQKPTLEVLKKGNAILPDGRTLLDTGIIAAKGKAWAELVKIACSSSQTMICELVNSQNEMSLYEELVSAWVPAKHEWLRSRPLGEKLISALGKQRMFSFCAFELSFLHFGTSSEVLDHLGGHNSALVARRHLCSMSETTSCDIAASAVILSSKIAPGVCIGEDCLVYNSTLSGRVLIGSQSIVVGLDITCKKKQAEVDNPFLFALPDRHCLWEIPLIGSLGKIVVYCGLHDNPKVSVENGGTFGGKPWKKVLHCLHIQENDLWSSVGNQEKCLWNAKLFPILSLSDMLNISMWLTCSTTPNCENILSLWRSSHRSSLEDLHRLIDFSLLCNQSSNHQADLATEIARACLTYGLLGRNLSQLCEEILQKGTSGKEICKEFLAICPVRQDQTHGILPQSRAYQMQADLLRACGDDSNSCILEQKVLTAVATETASAVNYGVEGDSSGFQQIRSLSEQRMNPKSNFHPKRAHIELPVRVDFVGGWSDTPPWSLERQGCVLNMAINLEDSLPIGTVIETTKSLGVLIMDDCEKQIFIEDVLSISAPFDKDDQFRLVKAALLVTGIVHHEILSNSGLKIQTWARVPRGSGLGTSSILAAAVVKGLLHLIEGDESNENVAKTVLVLEQVMGTGGGWQDQIGGLYPGIKCTYSFPVQPLRLQVIPLVASPELVLELEQRLVVVFTGKVRLANQVLQKVVTRYLRHDNLLIESIKRLATLAKLGRETLMNGDIDELGDIMLEAWQLHQELDPFCSNKLVDRLFAFAEAYCCGYKLVGAGGGGFALLLAKDAVYAQNLKQALKEFSDPDVKVYNWKICLS, encoded by the exons ATGGAGAGAGGACGAGATCAGATTCGGCAGAGGCGTTGGGGCAATAACAGCGCTCGTGGCACCGACGAAATCGCCTCGGTACTCCGGAAATGTTGGTACCGCCTCCGCCTGTCGGTGCGCGACCCGTCGCGCGTCCCCACGTGGGATGCCATCGTCCTCACAGCCGCCAGCCCCGAGCAGGCCGAGCTCTACGACTGGCATCTCCGCCGGGCCAAGCGTCTCGGCCGAATCGCCTCCTCCACAATCATCCTCTCAGTCCCTGACCCTGATGGCGCCCGCATCGGATCCGGCGCCGCCACTCTCCACGCTATCTACGCCCTTGCTCGCCACATCCTCCAATTTGAGCCAATGCCCCCCGAG gttactgaagacaagaaagagAATGTGTCATATGTAGCAAATAGATGGTCAGATGCTGACATTTCATCCTTATCAACTGTCAACTTTATGTTTAAAAGACACATACTATTGCTCCATGCTGGAGGGGATTCCAAAAGGGTCCCATGGGCAAATCCAATGGGAAAGGTGTTCCTGCCGCTACCATATTTGACAGCAGATAACCCTGATGGTCCTGTTCCATTACTTTTTGACCACATACTTGCAATTTCCTCTAGTGCAAGGCAAGCTTTTAAGGATGAAG GTGGGATTTTCATAATGACTGGAGATGTTCTCCCTTGTTTTGATGCCTCAACCATGATCCTTCCTGATAATTCAGGGTGCATTATAACAGTTCCTATTACCCTGGATGTTGCTGCTAACCATGGTGTTGTAGTGGCTTCGAATGAAGGAACTATTGGTGACAACTACTCCCTATGCTATGTTGAGAACCTTCTGCAGAAGCCAACCTTGGAAGTGCTCAAAAAGGGTAATGCTATATTACCCGATGGTAGGACACTGTTGGATACTGGTATAATAGCAGCAAAGGGAAAGGCATGGGCTGAGCTTGTTAAGATTGCCTGCTCTTCAAGTCAAACAATGATATGTGAGCTTGTTAATTCCCAAAATGAG ATGAGCTTATATGAAGAATTGGTATCAGCATGGGTACCTGCTAAACATGAATGGTTGAGGTCACGCCCTTTAGGAGAAAAACTTATCAGCGCTTTGGGTAAACAAAGGATGTTCAGTTTTTGCGCAT TTGAGTTGTCATTCTTACACTTTGGTACATCATCTGAAGTACTTGATCACTTAGGTGGTCATAACTCAGCATTAGTAGCTCGCAGACACTTGTGTTCTATGTCAGAAACAACTTCTTGTGATATTGCTGCATCTGCTGTTATTCTTTCCAGCAAAATTGCACCCGGAGTTTGTATTGGAGAAGACTGTTTAGTTTATAACTCAACACTTTCTGGTCGTGTACTTATTGGATCACAATCCATTGTTGTTGGGTTGGATATAACATGCAAAAAAAAACAGGCAGAAGTTGATAATCCGTTCCTGTTTGCTTTGCCTGACCGTCATTGTCTATGGGAAATTCCCTTGATTGGATCTTTGGGAAAAATTGTTGTGTATTGTGGTCTTCATGATAATCCTAAGGTTTCTGTTGAAAATGGTGGTACTTTCGGTGGAAAACCATGGAAAAAGGTCCTTCATTGTCTACACATTCAAGAAAATGACTTGTGGAGTTCTGTGGGCAACCAAGAGAAATGCTTGTGGAATGCAAAACTGTTTCCAATTTTGTCTTTATCTGATATGCTTAATATAAGCATGTGGCTTACTTGCTCAACTACTCCCAACTGTGAAAATATCCTGTCTCTATGGAGGAGTTCACATCGCAGCAGTTTGGAGGACTTACACAGATTGATAGATTTTTCACTGCTTTGCAACCAATCTAGTAACCACCAAGCAGATCTTGCAACTGAAATTGCTAGAGCTTGCCTTACTTATGGTTTGCTAGGTCGTAACTTGTCCCAACTATGTGAAGAAATTTTACAGAAGGGTACCTCTGGAAAGGAGATATGTAAGGAATTTCTTGCAATCTGTCCAGTTCGTCAGGACCAGACGCATGGTATTCTTCCTCAAAGCAGAGCATACCAGATGCAAGCTGATCTTCTTAGGGCTTGTGGGGATGACTCAAATTCTTGTATATTGGAGCAAAAGGTTTTGACTGCAGTTGCAACTGAAACTGCATCAGCAGTAAACTATGGGGTTGAAG GTGATTCTTCTGGTTTCCAACAGATTCGTTCATTGTCGGAACAAAGAATGAATCCTAAAAGTAATTTCCACCCTAAAAGAGCACACATAGAATTACCAGTTCGTGTTGACTTTGTGGGGGGCTGGAGTGATACGCCTCCTTGGAGCTTGGAGCGTCAAGGTTGCGTTCTGAATATGGCAATAAATCTAGAAGATTCCCTTCCAATTGGAACTGTAATAGAAACCACCAAAAGTCTTGGGGTTCTGATTATGGATGACTGTGAGAAACAAATTTTCATTGAAGATGTTCTCTCTATCTCAGCACCATTTGATAAAGATGATCAGTTTCGACTTGTAAAAGCCGCACTACTTGTCACTGGAATTGTTCATCATGAAATATTGTCCAACTCAGGCCTAAAAATTCAGACATGGGCCAGAGTTCCTCGTGGGAGTGGGCTTGGAACGTCTAGTATTTTGGCTGCGGCTGTTGTCAAGGGACTATTGCATCTCATAGAAGGAGATGAAAGCAATGAAAATGTTGCCAAAACTGTTTTGGTACTTGAGCAAGTAATGGGAACAGGAGGTGGTTGGCAGGACCAAATAGGAGGTTTGTATCCTGGGATTAAGTGTACCTACAGTTTTCCTGTACAACCATTGCGCTTGCAAGTTATTCCTCTTGTTGCTTCACCTGAGTTAGTATTGGAGTTGGAGCAGCGTCTAGTGGTGGTGTTTACTGGCAAA GTACGGCTTGCTAACCAAGTTCTGCAGAAGGTAGTAACTCGGTATCTCCGCCATGATAACCTTCTGATAGAAAGCATCAAGCGCCTTGCTACGTTGGCAAAGCTTGGGAGGGAAACCCTGATGAATGGTGACATTGATGAGCTGGGTGACATCATGCTGGAAGCCTGGCAACTACACCAGGAATTGGATCCATTTTGTAGTAATAAACTCGTTGATAGGCTTTTTGCTTTTGCTGAAGCCTACTGCTGCGGCTACAAACTGGTCGGTGCAGGAGGTGGTGGCTTCGCTTTGCTGCTTGCAAAGGACGCAGTTTATGCCCAAAATCTAAAGCAGGCACTTAAGGAATTCTCTGATCCTGATGTGAAGGTGTACAATTGGAAAATTTGTCTCTCCTAG
- the LOC122052802 gene encoding AAA-ATPase At2g46620-like, which produces MIPAVSLTSLAMSVVGGVVLLRIALSLKSLLFWLGRWWRWAEQRTQAYQSFEIPRYGEKGQENPLYRRVATYVAALPTLEDSAAVTLFSSGRKPNDFFLLLGPGHSAVDSFLGARVAWTNAPAAASGGAPRFVLRLRRQDRTRVLRPYLQHVESVADDLELRRRDVRLHICSGGNPRWRSLPFTHPATIDTMAMDEDLKMRVRADMESFLKGRDYYHRLGRVWRRSYLLYGPPGTGKSTFVAAMAKFLCYDIYDVDLSHVSAAGDADGADLKGLLLSTTPRSIILVEDLDRHLKGKGVGEEGESLQLTRILNFMDGIFSCCGEERVMVFTMNSDAGGMEPAVLRPGRLDVHIHFPLCDFAAFKTLASSYLGLKDHKLYQQVEEVFQSGVRISPAEVGEIMIANRASPSRALKSVINTLQQQTASAVVRTSSAGRRLSESGSGRRCEDSATAGGDPSNVGVGGAAMGFGKESIKEFKKLYGMIKLRSGSKKDGATTLELAAAAAGADAGAPPVKVDKDYIPN; this is translated from the coding sequence ATGATTCCGGCGGTTAGTCTCACGTCCTTGGCGATGAGTGTGGTGGGCGGTGTGGTGCTCCTGCGGATCGCCCTGTCGTTGAAGTCGTTGCTGTTCTGGTTGGGGCGGTGGTGGCGATGGGCGGAGCAGCGGACGCAGGCCTACCAAAGCTTCGAGATCCCTAGATACGGCGAGAAAGGGCAGGAGAACCCGCTTTATCGGCGGGTCGCCACCTACGTCGCCGCCCTCCCTACCCTCGAAGACTCCGCGGCCGTCACGCTCTTCTCCTCCGGTCGCAAGCCCAACGACTTCTTTCTTCTCCTCGGCCCCGGTCACTCGGCCGTTGACTCCTTCCTCGGCGCCCGCGTCGCCTGGACCAACGCCCCTGCGGCCGCCAGCGGAGGCGCTCCGCGCTTCGTCCTCCGGCTTCGCCGCCAAGATCGCACCCGCGTCCTCCGCCCTTACCTCCAGCACGTCGAGTCCGTCGCCGATGACCTCGAGCTCCGGCGAAGGGACGTGAGGTTGCATATCTGCTCTGGAGGAAACCCGCGGTGGCGATCGTTGCCCTTCACACACCCCGCCACGATCGATACGATGGCGATGGATGAGGATCTCAAGATGCGTGTCCGTGCCGACATGGAGTCGTTCCTGAAGGGCCGCGACTACTATCACCGTCTCGGCCGGGTGTGGCGGCGGAGTTATCTCCTTTACGGTCCCCCCGGCACCGGGAAATCGACCTTTGTTGCCGCCATGGCCAAATTCCTCTGCTATGACATCTACGACGTCGACCTCTCCCATGTCTCCGCCGCCGGGGATGCGGATGGTGCCGATCTCAAAGGGCTTCTCCTCAGCACGACCCCAAGGTCGATCATACTCGTCGAGGATCTCGATCGGCACCTCAAGGGCAAGGGTGTCGGCGAGGAGGGCGAGTCGCTGCAGCTCACCCGGATTCTCAATTTCATGGACGGCATCTTCTCCTGCTGCGGTGAGGAGCGCGTGATGGTCTTCACCATGAACTCCGATGCCGGCGGGATGGAGCCGGCGGTGCTGCGGCCGGGGCGCCTCGACGTGCATATCCACTTCCCCCTCTGCGACTTCGCCGCCTTCAAGACTCTGGCGAGCAGCTACCTTGGCCTCAAAGACCACAAGCTGTACCAGCAGGTGGAAGAGGTGTTCCAAAGCGGCGTCAGGATCAGTCCGGCGGAAGTGGGCGAGATCATGATCGCCAACCGTGCTTCCCCGAGCCGCGCATTGAAGTCAGTCATCAACACGCTCCAGCAGCAGACGGCCTCTGCCGTAGTGCGCACCAGCTCCGCCGGTCGAAGGCTGAGCGAGAGCGGTTCGGGCAGGCGGTGCGAGGATTCTGCCACCGCAGGCGGCGACCCCAGCAACGTTGGCGTCGGCGGCGCCGCCATGGGGTTCGGAAAGGAGTCCATCAAGGAGTTCAAGAAGCTGTACGGTATGATCAAACTGAGGAGCGGCAGCAAGAAGGACGGAGCGACGACGCTGGAGCTCGCCGCGGCAGCAGCCGGCGCCGACGCCGGCGCTCCGCCTGTCAAAGTAGACAAGGACTATATCCCCAACTAA